The DNA sequence TAGTGACAGGATTAGACTCGGTCTTCCATAGTCATTTTCCAGCTCAAACAAAACAACTAATAGTGGAATTTTACGAATTTGTATTTAGCCCACCATGTGAGTAGGTATCTTTTAGATACTAGAAGTTGAAAGAAAATATCCTTCATAAGAATATTTTGGTGGAGTCAAAAAGATTTATTAAACATCCTTTAGTTTAAGTAAAAAGGTTAATCATCATTAGAAGTTTTCTCAAAGGTCCCATTTTGTTTCCTGAGCAAAGGAACGAAGATCTAAGTTCGAACTTTGAACTTAAATTGGGAAACGCAAGAATTTTGGAGGAGTCAATTACCATCCTCACTTTCTGCGAAATAGAAGAAGTTGAACGGAAAACGTTGTTGGTCAGGCTTAATTGTTGTGATGATTAAGAACTTATCGTGTTTGTATCTACCTCTTTCCAAGTCTTCTGTGCTCGTTTTCAAAGTCAACTCGCGAATAAAAGGCGTTCGTTTAGACGAGTTGATACATGACATTTATGTACTGTGTAGCCGGTGTAACTGCGTAAGATTAGGGAACACTCACCTTATACTAGCTTCACCAAAAGAGGTAGACAAATAACTGCAATGCTCAGTGCTGGTCATGTGTATTCTGAATATGCGACGAACTTCCTACAAGATGCGGACTCCAAGTCCAACACGCATCACGTCGttgaatttgatagaaataCCACAAGATTTAGAGTGGAGGAGATGGTCAATCCCAGAGAGGTTCGTCCGATAGGAAAATTTGTAGTCAGGTTAGATGAAAGGTGGTGCGATTGTGGAAAGTTTCAAAAACTACATCTACCATGTTCACATGTTATTGCAGCTTCCAAGCATGCACATCACGACTTCAGCATATACATAAGTCCACATTACAGGCTGGATGTCATCGTCAAAGTATATGACAATTTATTTGGCGAGTTAAGACATGAAGAATATTGGCCACCATACCAAGGGCTACAGGTTTGGCCTCATCCTACCACAAAAAGGACTGAGAAGGGTCGTCCTAAATCAAGTAGAATTAGGACGAGATGGACATTAGGGAAGGAAGACAATCAAGAAAGTGTTCCTATTGTAGAACTGAAGGACACACAAGAAATCATTGTCCTAATAACCCTGCACTTTCATGATCTGCATCAAACCACTTAGTTTATGTTGTACTTTGATTTGtcttcaataaatataaacttcattcaattcaatgacacatcttttcttattatcttttattcttacttattttacattaaccaaaaacatataaaaaattaatttcatatacaataataaaatcgttttaaattattttaattatttccttcatttctaaattaatttagacAAATTTAcgatgtttaaaatataaaatttttaacaattatccaaaattaaaagaagcttataattccaatttttgttaacacatattaaaaaaaattcatacttcacaaattatgaaacaaaatttaaaattaaattgaattttatattttgaaattacacaTAAAATCACTTACTATAcaatacaaattcatttttttaatttacaaattcataaacacaataaattattctttattttactatttttttcaaataacacctcaaataactaataaaacattactaattcgatttttttaattttttttactcttatctatttaaaaaaaattaattatatcaattttaaaatcaacaaattcaaaaacaaataaattttttttttctaataactaataacacatttataattctattatttaaaataatttatttaattatttctattttattgatgacaaaaataaaaattaattatatttattttaaaaaaactttatgtttccatcatttaaaaaaaaaaaaaccagtacAGAATTCGGGTCCCTGGGACCGAATTCAGACtggtataagaaaaaaaaattgcaaaattgaatttagaattcGGTTGCCCGGAAACCGAATTATCAacgtaaaataaaaatgtgcTATGAATGTAAATATTGTGTACAATATGCTATCCGAGGAATATTTTTGAAAGAGTGTGCTACATGcgaaaaaaaatctataaattatgGGGTTTTTATTCTCTGGGTTCAATCACAACCTTTTCTTTACCATCCTCTGAGGATGTTTCATGTTTACATGTTCATTATGGTTTTCCTTGTGTGGGTTGGGAATGGGAATGGGCACAAGGGTGATTGTCCGTTGTGGTTTGATTGTGGAAACCATGGGAAATTCGGTTACCCTTTCACCACGCTACAACGCCAAGACTGTGGCATATGGCCAATCCATGGTTGTGATGATCAGAATCCAAAGTCAGGGCAAGGGGTAACGTTAAAGATCGGATCAAGGTGGATATTAATCTTAGGGTTTTCTGTTACTGTTGTTATAACCCCTTAGGTTTTCTGTTTTAGAGGTTGGTTACCTAATAACTGATTCAGATCAGTTATTAGGGTTGTGTTTTCCCCTCTTTCCCCAAACCTATTTAAGCATAGGTTTCGTTCTCCCCATGTAAGTTTTTCAGAAACAGATTATCAGTAATAAAAGATTCAGTTTTTCTCTTACCTGAGTTTTGCTATGCTTGGTCTTCCTTCATCTTAGCTTTCTCTGCACCACCTCTGTTCTGCTGTTGCTCAAGGTTTGCACTCCATGGAGAAAGGGGAAAGCCACAACCAGCGACCacaatatggtatcagagcaggtTTTTAACCTGCTCTGCCTCCGCTGCATTCTGTTACAAACCAGGCTCAAGGTTTCTTGAAGCCTTTCttgaaaatggaaaataaagacGTGGTCAAGACTGAGAGCACCAACTGTGGGATGCAGAACACTAATCTTGATCAAGCTCTCATACCCACCAGCCCTTATTACCTACATCCTGGAGAAAACCCAGGTTTGGCATTAGTTTCCACTAATCTGAATGATTCTAATTACTCCTCTTGGAGCAGGAATATGCAGCGTGCACTGCTGTCCAAAAACAAGCTGAAGTTTGTCAATGGGAGCATCAAGACTCCCCTTCCTAATGATCCCACATATGAAGCATGGGAAAGATGCAATGTTATGATCTTGTCATGGATTATGAGGGTTCTTTCTCCTGATATTGCTGAGAGTGTCCTATACATTGATTCTGCTAAAGATTTGTGGGAAGAACTTAAAGAAAGGTTCTCTCAAGGGGACTATTTTCAGATCTCTGATCTCCTCCAGGAAGTTCACTCCATCAAGCAAGGAGAAAGGACCATAACCCAGTACTTTACAGAATTGAAGAAGCTATGGGAAGAGCTGGACTTCTTACGTCCCTTGCCAACTTGCACATGTGGAAAACCCTGTGAGTGTGATCTTACTAAAGTCTTTTTAAAACAGAGAGATATTGAACATTCTATTTGCTTCTTGAAGGGCCTAAATGATTGTTACAGCAATGTAAAAACTCAAGTTTTGCTAATGGATCCCTTACCAAGTATAAACAAagtgttttctttaataatacaACAAGAAAGGAAATACAATGGTACTGGAACTTTAAATACTGAAAATAAGGTTCTTTTAAATACTGCTGAGAAAACCAACTACAAAGCTCAAGAACAAGGTTCTTGGAAAGGTCAAGGCAGAGGAAACAATTTTCGTGGCCAAGGAAGGGGCAGAGGAAGAAATCCCAATCAAGGGAAACAATGCACATACTGCCACAAAATGAACCATACAGCTGATGAGTGCTACTCAAAACATGGTTATCCCCCATGGTATAAAcaaaaaggagaccaagaaagGAGTTACAACAGTGACAAAAATGTCAACACACAGCAAACATGCAACCTAACTGTCAAGACTGATGCACAAGACTCCACTAATCAGACTTCCATCAAGGAAACTGACACAAGTACTTCCTTAAGTACTGAACAAATACAAAAACTGCTGAGGCTTCTGGAAGACAAGGGTGAATCCAATCATGCTATCAGCCACATTCAAAGTTCTAGCAACAATATATCTACTTACAAAGATCAACAAGGTAAATTCTGGATCTTAGATACAGGAGCTACTGATCATGTAACACATGATCTGAATCAGTTttcaacattttataaaatcaaacctGTAACTGTAAAACTTCCTAACAATTCTACTGTCATTGCTGAATATGCTGGAACAAAATACTTCACTAATGATTTCATAATCTACAATGTTCTCTATATTCcagaattttcttttaatttgatttctgTACAGTCCCTTATCAAGGACCTAAACTGCAGACTAATTTTTTCTAATGAGAATTGTCAGATCCAGCACAATACTTCATTCAAGACGATTGGGCGTGCTAGCATGCTAAAAGGTTTATACTACCTTGATAACTGCCCCTCCATCTCTGAAGAATATATGCCTCTGAATATAGCTCTCAATTGTTCTAAAACTAGTGCAAATGTTTGGCATCTCAGATTAGGACACCCTTGTGACAGTGTTATGAAACAAATATGTAAAGTTTTCCCTTATGTGAATGAttcttgtaaaaatatttgtgataTCTGCCACTATTCTAAGCAACATAAACTTCCTTTTCAACATAGTACTACATCTTCTTTAAATTGCTTTGACATGATACATACTGATATATGGGGTCCTATTTCTGTCCCTTCTATACATGGTCATAGATATTTCCTTACTGTGGTTGATGATTGTTCTAGACATACTTGGATCTTCCATATGCATTCTAAGAGTGAAACCAGAAAACTTTTGCTAAATTTTGTCATTTACATCAAGAATCAGTTTGAAAAGAGCATTAAAATCATAAGGTCTGACAATGGGCCTGAGTTTGATTACATCGATTTATATAACAGTTATGGCATTGAGCATCAAAAGAGCTGTGTTGGGACTCCAGAACAGAATTCTGTTGTAGAAAGAAAGCATCAACACATTCTTAATGTTGCTAGAAGTCTTTTATTTCAGTCAAAATTGCCTAAATGTTATTGGTATTATGCTGTTAATCATGCTGTACACTTAATAAATAGGATGCCCTCTGTTGTTTTGAAGAATAAATCTCCCTatgaaattcttaatcaaaaacCTCCTACTTATCTTGATTTAAAGGCTTTTGGTTGTCTATGTTTTGCTTCCACCAGTGATGTTAACAGAAATAAGCTTGATCCTAGGGCtagaaaatgtgtttttattggTTTTAAACCTGGAATGAAAGGCTATATTCTTCTGGATATTAAAAGTAGAGAGATTTTTGTTAGTAGAAATGtcatattttatgaaaatatttttccttgcaATTTCTCTAACAATTGTGAACAGGAACAGAATATTGAGTTCTTAGAACCAAGCAGTATACACAATGATGTTCCTCACAATTATGTCAATGATCACAACATCACAGACAGTGATGATGAAGAGTTCAATGCTGATAATAACACTACAAATTCCAGCAGTGAGAATGACATAAGAGAAGATATCACTGAACATCATGATCAGACTAATGTCCAGCCTGATAGTGATCAAGAAAACCAGCAAAATACTGACAATATTCAACAAGACCTCATTAACACTGAAGATCTGGACCTAAGGCGATCAAAGAGGAGCAGAAAACTTCCTGGGTACCTAAAGAATTACCAGGTCAATGGTTCCTTTACTGTCAAAAACTCTACTCTTCCTACATGCATAAATCATACTCATAAATCTGCTTATCCCATTAGCTCTGTTGTTTCCTATAAATCCTTGTCCAAAGATCACTTTAAATACACCTTAGCCATTTCGACTAATAAAGAACCCCAAAGCTATACTGAAGCcagtaaaaataatgaatggATGACTGccataaataaagaaataaatgcTTTAGAACAGAACAAAACCTGGTATCTAACTGATCTCCCTAAAGGGAAGAAACCTATAGGGTGTAAATGGgtgtttaaaatcaaatataatgcAGATGGTACTATAGAAAGATATAAAGCTAGGCTGGTGGCTAAGGGGTATTCTCAACTAGAAGGGGTTGATTATTTTGACACTTTTTCTCCTGTTGCTAAACTAACCACTGTTAAAATTCTCTTAGCTCTAGCTGCTGCAAAAAAATGGCACCTACATCAACTTGACGTAGATAATGCTTTCCTTCATGGAGAGCTGAATGAGGAGGTCTATATGTCACCCCCACCAGGACTGAGTATCTCAAAACCAGGACAAGTTTGTCGCCTAACTAAATCTCTATATGGACTCAAGCAAGCAAGTCGACAGTGGTTTGCTAAACTATCTTCATTCCTTATAAGTCTTGGTTTTATTCAATCAAAGGCTGATTATTCCTTATTTGTTCAGAATACTACTAATGATTTTACTGCTTTGCTAGTTTATGTAGATGATGTGATACTAACTGGAAATTCTATGGAAGCTATCAATAGAACCAAAAATCTGCTGCACCAAGCTTTTAGAATTAAGGATCTtggaaaattaaagtttttcttGGGCTTTGAGGTGGCTAGAACAACAAAAGGAATCCATTTATGTCAAAGAAAGTATGCTCTTGACATCTTAGAAGAA is a window from the Vigna unguiculata cultivar IT97K-499-35 chromosome 7, ASM411807v1, whole genome shotgun sequence genome containing:
- the LOC114191437 gene encoding uncharacterized protein LOC114191437, whose amino-acid sequence is MLSAGHVYSEYATNFLQDADSKSNTHHVVEFDRNTTRFRVEEMVNPREVRPIGKFVVRLDERWCDCGKFQKLHLPCSHVIAASKHAHHDFSIYISPHYRLDVIVKVYDNLFGELRHEEYWPPYQGLQVWPHPTTKRTEKGRPKSSRIRTRWTLGKEDNQESVPIVELKDTQEIIVLITLHFHDLHQTT